In Bradyrhizobium sp. CCBAU 051011, the following are encoded in one genomic region:
- the purS gene encoding phosphoribosylformylglycinamidine synthase subunit PurS — MKARVTVTLKSGILDPQGKAIEGALKSLGVDGIASVRQGKVFDIELSGADRAKAEAALKDAADKLLANTVIENYRVELL; from the coding sequence GTGAAGGCACGCGTTACCGTTACGTTGAAGTCGGGCATTCTCGATCCGCAGGGCAAGGCCATCGAAGGCGCGCTGAAGTCGCTCGGCGTCGACGGCATCGCCAGCGTCCGCCAGGGCAAGGTGTTCGACATCGAACTGTCAGGCGCCGACAGGGCCAAGGCCGAGGCGGCGCTGAAAGACGCCGCCGACAAGCTGCTGGCGAACACCGTTATCGAGAATTACCGGGTCGAACTTCTCTAG
- the purC gene encoding phosphoribosylaminoimidazolesuccinocarboxamide synthase, with protein MSRRRRIYEGKAKVLYEGPEPGTLIQHFKDDATAFNAKKHQVIEGKGVLNNRISEYLFQHLNDIGVPTHFIRRLNMREQLIREVEIVPLEVVVRNVAAGSLSQRLGIEEGTQLPRSIIEFYYKNDQLNDPMVSEEHITAFGWATPQEIDDIMALAIRVNDFLTGLFLGIGIRLVDFKMECGRLFENEMMRIIVADEISPDSCRLWDIKSNEKLDKDRFRRDLGGLLEAYTEVAKRLGILMENERPAGTGPVLVKS; from the coding sequence ATGAGCCGTCGACGCCGTATTTATGAGGGTAAGGCCAAGGTCCTGTATGAAGGCCCGGAGCCGGGAACCCTGATCCAGCACTTCAAGGATGATGCGACCGCGTTCAATGCCAAGAAACACCAGGTGATCGAGGGCAAGGGCGTCCTCAATAACCGGATTTCGGAGTACCTGTTTCAGCACCTCAACGACATCGGGGTGCCGACCCATTTCATCCGCCGCCTCAACATGCGCGAGCAGCTGATTCGCGAGGTCGAGATCGTGCCGCTGGAGGTGGTGGTGCGGAACGTCGCGGCGGGCTCGCTGTCGCAGCGCCTCGGCATCGAGGAGGGCACGCAGCTGCCGCGCTCGATCATCGAATTCTATTACAAGAACGACCAGCTCAACGATCCCATGGTGTCGGAAGAGCACATCACCGCGTTCGGCTGGGCCACACCGCAGGAAATCGACGACATCATGGCGCTCGCCATCCGCGTCAACGACTTCCTCACTGGGCTGTTTCTCGGCATCGGCATCCGTCTGGTCGATTTCAAGATGGAATGCGGCCGCCTGTTCGAGAACGAGATGATGCGGATCATCGTCGCCGACGAAATTTCGCCCGACTCTTGCCGGCTGTGGGACATCAAGTCGAACGAGAAGCTCGACAAGGACCGTTTCCGCCGCGACCTCGGTGGCTTGCTCGAAGCCTATACCGAAGTGGCGAAGCGTCTGGGCATTCTGATGGAGAACGAGCGCCCGGCCGGCACCGGCCCGGTGCTGGTGAAGAGCTGA
- the purL gene encoding phosphoribosylformylglycinamidine synthase subunit PurL: MNAPKNEPQITPDLVASHGLKPDEYERILKLIGRVPTFTELGIFSAMWNEHCSYKSSRIHLRGLPTKAPWVIQGPGENAGVIDIGDGQAVVFKMESHNHPSYIEPYQGATTGVGGILRDVFTMGARPIACLNALSFGAPEHPKTRHLVSGVVAGVGGYGNSFGVPTVGGQVRFHTRYDGNILVNAMAVGLAESSKIFYAAASGVNMPIVYLGSKTGRDGIHGASMASAEFDDNSEEKRPTVQVGDPFAEKLLLEACLEIMEKGCVIAIQDMGAAGLTCSAVEMGAKGDLGVELDLNAVPTRETGMSAYEMMLSESQERMLMVLKPEKEKEAEAIFTKWGLDFAVVGYTTPTKRFVVKHGGDVMADLPIKELGDEAPVYDRPHVPSVALPVVQAREVKAPIGIMPALEKLVATPELCSKRWVWEQYDHVILGNTVQRPGGDAAVVRVEDGPKGLALTVDVTPRYCEADPFEGGKQAVAEAWRNITAVGGRPLAITDNLNFGNPERPEIMGQFVGCLKGISVACSALDFPVVSGNVSLYNETNGRGILPTPSIGGVGLLDDFTKSASLAFKADGDAILLIGDTQGWLGQSVYLRDVCGREEGAPPPVDLAAEKRNGDVVRGMIHAGTATAVHDVSDGGLLIALAEMAIASGIGAQLLAAPASTVPHAYWFGEDQARYIVTVPAADAGLVLAKMKGAGVPCARIGTTGGDAIAVAGEGQVAVSALKSAFEHWLPAYMSGKAA, encoded by the coding sequence ATGAACGCGCCCAAGAACGAGCCCCAGATCACCCCCGACCTCGTCGCCAGCCATGGTTTGAAGCCCGACGAGTATGAGCGCATCCTCAAGCTGATTGGGCGGGTGCCGACCTTCACCGAGCTCGGGATTTTCTCGGCGATGTGGAACGAGCACTGCTCGTACAAATCCTCCCGCATCCATCTACGGGGGCTGCCGACCAAGGCGCCATGGGTGATCCAGGGCCCGGGCGAGAACGCCGGCGTGATCGACATCGGCGACGGCCAGGCGGTCGTGTTCAAGATGGAGAGCCACAACCACCCGAGCTACATCGAGCCCTATCAGGGCGCGACCACGGGCGTCGGCGGCATTTTGCGCGACGTCTTCACCATGGGCGCGCGGCCCATTGCCTGCCTCAATGCGCTGAGCTTTGGCGCGCCGGAACACCCGAAGACGCGGCACCTGGTGTCGGGCGTGGTCGCCGGCGTCGGCGGCTACGGCAACTCCTTCGGCGTGCCGACGGTCGGCGGGCAGGTGCGTTTTCACACCCGCTATGACGGCAACATCCTGGTCAACGCGATGGCGGTTGGGCTGGCCGAATCCAGCAAGATCTTCTATGCGGCGGCCTCCGGCGTGAACATGCCGATCGTCTATCTGGGCTCCAAGACCGGCCGCGACGGCATTCACGGCGCCTCGATGGCCTCAGCCGAGTTCGACGACAATTCCGAGGAGAAGCGCCCGACCGTGCAGGTCGGCGATCCCTTCGCCGAAAAGTTGCTGTTAGAGGCTTGCCTCGAGATCATGGAAAAGGGTTGCGTCATCGCAATCCAGGACATGGGCGCGGCGGGGCTGACATGCTCGGCGGTCGAGATGGGCGCCAAGGGCGACCTCGGCGTCGAGCTCGATCTCAACGCAGTGCCGACGCGCGAAACCGGCATGAGCGCCTACGAGATGATGCTCTCGGAGAGCCAGGAGCGCATGCTTATGGTGCTCAAGCCCGAGAAGGAAAAAGAGGCCGAGGCGATCTTCACGAAGTGGGGATTGGACTTTGCCGTCGTCGGCTACACCACGCCGACCAAGCGCTTCGTGGTCAAACATGGCGGCGATGTCATGGCCGACCTGCCGATCAAGGAACTCGGCGACGAGGCGCCGGTCTATGACAGGCCACATGTCCCGTCCGTGGCACTGCCGGTCGTGCAGGCGCGCGAGGTCAAGGCGCCGATCGGAATTATGCCGGCGCTGGAGAAGCTGGTCGCAACGCCCGAGCTGTGCTCGAAGCGCTGGGTGTGGGAGCAGTACGACCACGTCATTTTGGGCAATACCGTGCAGCGCCCTGGCGGCGACGCCGCCGTGGTGCGGGTCGAGGACGGGCCGAAGGGGCTCGCGCTCACCGTCGATGTGACGCCGCGCTATTGCGAGGCCGACCCGTTCGAGGGCGGCAAGCAGGCGGTGGCGGAAGCCTGGCGCAACATCACCGCGGTCGGCGGCCGGCCGCTCGCGATCACCGACAATCTCAATTTTGGCAATCCGGAACGGCCCGAGATCATGGGCCAGTTCGTCGGCTGCCTGAAAGGTATTTCGGTAGCCTGCAGCGCGCTCGACTTTCCGGTCGTCTCCGGCAACGTCTCGCTCTACAACGAGACCAATGGCCGCGGCATCCTGCCGACGCCGTCGATCGGCGGCGTCGGCCTGCTCGACGACTTCACCAAGTCCGCCTCGCTGGCGTTCAAGGCCGATGGCGACGCGATCCTGTTGATCGGCGACACGCAAGGCTGGCTCGGTCAGTCCGTGTACCTGCGCGACGTCTGCGGCCGCGAGGAGGGCGCGCCTCCGCCGGTCGATCTCGCTGCCGAAAAGCGCAATGGCGACGTGGTGCGCGGCATGATCCATGCCGGCACGGCCACGGCCGTGCATGACGTCTCCGACGGCGGGCTGTTGATTGCGCTGGCCGAGATGGCCATTGCCAGCGGTATCGGCGCGCAGCTATTGGCCGCGCCAGCCTCGACCGTGCCGCACGCCTACTGGTTCGGCGAGGATCAGGCGCGCTACATCGTCACCGTGCCGGCGGCAGACGCCGGCCTCGTACTGGCGAAGATGAAGGGCGCGGGCGTGCCATGCGCGCGGATCGGCACCACGGGCGGCGATGCGATCGCGGTTGCGGGCGAGGGGCAGGTGGCGGTGAGTGCGCTGAAGTCGGCGTTCGAGCACTGGCTGCCCGCCTATATGAGCGGCAAGGCGGCGTAG
- the cynS gene encoding cyanase: protein MKREDLTEKLLDIKREKGWSWKHICEKIGGYSEVLIVGAIMGQMKLTKPQAANAGELFGLSKSEVAMLNEVPMRGTGTPMPPTDPLIYRFYEMVMVNGPAWKALIEEEFGDGIMSAIDFDMAIDRVANPKGDRVKITMSGKFLPYKYYGASGNVPEYGFKEE, encoded by the coding sequence ATGAAGCGCGAAGACCTCACCGAAAAGCTGCTCGACATCAAGCGCGAGAAGGGCTGGAGCTGGAAACATATCTGCGAAAAGATCGGCGGCTATTCGGAAGTGCTGATCGTCGGCGCCATCATGGGCCAGATGAAACTGACAAAGCCGCAAGCAGCGAACGCCGGCGAGCTGTTCGGGCTGTCGAAATCGGAAGTCGCGATGCTCAACGAGGTGCCGATGCGCGGCACCGGCACGCCGATGCCGCCGACTGATCCCTTGATCTATCGCTTCTATGAAATGGTGATGGTCAACGGCCCGGCGTGGAAGGCGCTGATCGAGGAGGAATTCGGCGACGGCATCATGTCGGCGATCGATTTCGACATGGCGATCGACCGCGTCGCCAATCCGAAGGGCGACCGGGTCAAGATAACGATGTCCGGCAAATTCCTGCCGTACAAATATTACGGCGCCAGCGGGAATGTGCCGGAATACGGGTTCAAGGAGGAGTGA
- a CDS encoding LysR family transcriptional regulator, with protein sequence MDSDALLTFLTVHRRGGISSAAKALHRSQPAISRRIALLEQELGVPLFERIASRTMLSDAGRVLVPYAERAVAAAQDAENAVRALARPNSGPVALAVVGTLAGGRLSAILKRFAAEHPEVELSLRTATSAEVSDLIRRGEVTIGLRYDRDRSRDLDCELLCSERLQAVCALDHPRAGRRVAKLADLRGERWIAFPIVPGRREITAAHVFALFQTHGLGEIEWTPVDSLTAQKRLVEAGLGIALLSESNAAEELRHKTIATIGVGDLRASHDVVAVTRRGGFLSAAARRLLEVVRKEYRETKALKR encoded by the coding sequence ATGGACAGCGATGCGCTTCTCACCTTCCTGACCGTCCATCGCCGTGGCGGCATTTCGAGCGCGGCAAAGGCGCTGCACCGCTCGCAGCCGGCGATCTCGCGGCGCATTGCGCTATTGGAACAGGAGCTCGGCGTGCCGCTGTTCGAGCGGATTGCGAGCCGCACCATGCTAAGCGATGCGGGTCGGGTGCTGGTGCCCTACGCCGAGCGCGCCGTCGCCGCCGCGCAGGATGCGGAGAACGCAGTTCGCGCGCTGGCGCGGCCGAATTCCGGGCCGGTGGCGCTAGCCGTGGTCGGCACGCTCGCGGGCGGACGGCTGTCGGCGATCCTAAAACGCTTCGCCGCCGAACATCCCGAGGTCGAATTGAGCCTGCGCACGGCGACCAGCGCGGAAGTCAGCGACCTGATCCGGCGCGGAGAGGTGACCATCGGCCTGCGTTACGACCGTGACCGTTCGCGCGATCTCGACTGCGAATTGCTGTGCTCGGAGCGGCTGCAGGCGGTGTGCGCGCTGGATCATCCACGGGCCGGCCGCCGTGTCGCAAAGCTCGCCGATCTGCGCGGCGAGCGCTGGATTGCATTTCCGATCGTGCCGGGCAGGCGCGAGATTACCGCCGCGCATGTGTTTGCGCTATTTCAGACCCATGGATTGGGTGAAATCGAGTGGACGCCGGTCGACAGCCTGACCGCGCAGAAGCGTCTGGTGGAAGCCGGTCTCGGCATCGCCCTTTTGTCTGAGAGCAACGCCGCCGAGGAGCTGCGGCACAAGACGATCGCGACCATCGGCGTTGGCGATCTCAGGGCGAGCCACGATGTGGTGGCAGTAACGCGCCGCGGCGGCTTCTTGAGCGCGGCGGCGCGCCGGTTGCTGGAGGTCGTTCGGAAGGAGTATCGGGAGACGAAGGCGCTTAAACGTTAG
- a CDS encoding tetratricopeptide repeat protein, with amino-acid sequence MPVAIVVLLLDITLIWHASKTGRLQPWAFIILMIPFVGALAYIVVELIPEWFGSPGAQQARKRMADRLDPEKRYRELCDRLTGSDTIANRDALAAECLKVGRFDEAERHYDHVLTLPMGREPAYALGKAQAQFGLTRAADVLATLDDLKQHWPDFESADGHLLYARALAEVGRIDEALDEYHALVAYFPDAEAKVRYGMLLSMAGRTAEARIVFNELLLSMRRAPKYLRDAQAEWLAIAEKQLSA; translated from the coding sequence ATGCCTGTTGCTATCGTTGTTTTGCTGCTCGACATCACCCTGATCTGGCACGCATCGAAGACCGGGCGCCTGCAGCCCTGGGCTTTCATCATCCTGATGATCCCCTTTGTCGGCGCGCTCGCCTACATCGTCGTCGAGCTGATCCCGGAATGGTTCGGCAGCCCGGGCGCGCAACAGGCGCGCAAGCGGATGGCTGATAGACTCGATCCGGAAAAGCGCTATCGTGAGCTGTGCGACCGGCTCACCGGCAGCGACACCATTGCGAACCGCGACGCGCTTGCGGCCGAATGCCTGAAGGTCGGGCGCTTCGATGAAGCCGAGCGGCACTACGATCACGTCCTCACGCTGCCGATGGGGCGCGAGCCGGCCTACGCGCTGGGCAAGGCGCAGGCGCAATTCGGTCTCACCCGTGCGGCGGATGTGCTCGCGACACTGGATGATCTGAAACAGCACTGGCCCGATTTCGAATCGGCCGACGGGCATCTGCTCTATGCCCGCGCCTTGGCCGAGGTCGGCCGCATCGACGAGGCGCTCGACGAATACCATGCGCTCGTCGCCTATTTTCCGGACGCCGAGGCCAAGGTGCGTTACGGCATGCTGCTGAGCATGGCGGGACGCACCGCCGAAGCCAGGATCGTGTTCAACGAATTGCTGCTCTCGATGCGGCGCGCGCCAAAATATCTGCGCGATGCCCAGGCGGAGTGGCTTGCGATCGCCGAAAAGCAATTGTCGGCGTGA
- the purQ gene encoding phosphoribosylformylglycinamidine synthase subunit PurQ — translation MKSAVLVFPGINRERDMARALKLASGNEAAMVWHAETELPKGTDLVVVPGGFSYGDYLRCGAIAARAPVMDAVRKHAADGGLVLGVCNGFQILCEAGLLPGVLMRNARLKFICKDVHLRVERSDSPFTRGYNAGQVIRVPVAHGEGNYEADEETVKRLESEGRVLYRYCSADGVVDEESNINGAAESIAGIVNERGNVLGMMPHPENHVEDIMGCTDGRGLFAGLAAHLEKAA, via the coding sequence ATGAAATCAGCCGTTCTCGTCTTTCCCGGAATCAACCGCGAGCGCGACATGGCGCGCGCGCTCAAGCTTGCCTCGGGTAATGAAGCCGCGATGGTCTGGCACGCGGAGACCGAACTGCCGAAGGGCACCGATCTGGTCGTCGTGCCAGGCGGGTTCTCGTACGGCGACTATCTGCGCTGCGGCGCGATTGCCGCGCGCGCGCCTGTCATGGACGCGGTGCGTAAACATGCGGCCGATGGGGGCCTGGTGCTCGGCGTCTGCAACGGCTTCCAGATCCTCTGCGAGGCGGGGCTGTTGCCCGGTGTGCTCATGCGTAATGCGCGGCTGAAATTCATCTGCAAGGACGTCCATCTGCGGGTCGAACGCTCCGACTCGCCGTTCACGCGGGGCTACAATGCCGGGCAGGTTATCCGTGTGCCGGTCGCCCATGGCGAGGGCAATTACGAGGCCGATGAAGAGACGGTGAAGCGGCTCGAGAGCGAGGGGCGGGTGCTCTATCGCTACTGCTCCGCCGACGGCGTCGTCGACGAGGAGTCCAACATCAACGGCGCGGCGGAATCGATCGCCGGCATCGTCAACGAGCGCGGCAATGTGCTCGGCATGATGCCGCACCCCGAGAACCACGTCGAAGACATCATGGGCTGCACCGACGGCCGCGGCCTGTTCGCAGGCCTTGCCGCGCATCTGGAAAAAGCCGCGTGA
- a CDS encoding tripartite tricarboxylate transporter substrate-binding protein yields the protein MRVSAVVATLLLAVPAHAQDYPKRPVSMIVPFAAGGTSDVIARVVAEEMSKSLGQPIVIENVAGAGGSTALSRAARADADGYTIAIGNAGTSAATYTIYPKLPFTPESFVPIAVVAKTFGIIALRKDFPAKNLQDFIAYAKKNPGKVNLGHAGVGSSNFLICKSFVQAAGIEVQLVGYRGAAPALTDAIGGQIDGVCDSAASVSQAIDDKLVKGIVVGSTVRLATLPDLPTSAEAGLPDFEAQGWNGLFAPKGTPAAVIAKLNAAAKAAVESEAVKKRFHDLSTVAPDAHEHASEVLGQLVTRDVEKYRKLLEEKK from the coding sequence ATGCGCGTGTCAGCCGTCGTTGCGACGCTGCTGCTAGCCGTGCCGGCCCATGCGCAGGACTATCCGAAGCGTCCCGTCAGCATGATCGTGCCGTTCGCGGCCGGCGGCACCTCCGACGTGATTGCGCGCGTGGTGGCCGAGGAGATGAGCAAGTCGCTCGGGCAGCCGATCGTGATCGAGAATGTCGCTGGCGCCGGCGGCTCGACCGCGCTGTCGCGCGCCGCGCGCGCGGACGCCGACGGCTACACCATCGCGATCGGCAATGCCGGCACCAGTGCCGCGACCTACACGATCTATCCGAAACTGCCGTTTACGCCGGAATCCTTCGTGCCGATCGCGGTCGTTGCGAAGACCTTCGGCATCATCGCGCTGCGCAAGGATTTCCCGGCGAAGAACCTGCAGGATTTCATCGCCTATGCGAAGAAGAATCCCGGCAAGGTCAATCTCGGCCATGCCGGCGTCGGCTCCTCGAATTTCCTGATCTGCAAGAGCTTTGTGCAGGCCGCCGGCATCGAGGTCCAACTCGTCGGCTATCGCGGCGCGGCGCCGGCGCTGACGGACGCGATCGGCGGCCAGATCGACGGCGTCTGCGATTCCGCCGCCTCGGTGTCGCAGGCGATCGACGACAAACTGGTGAAAGGCATCGTCGTCGGCTCAACGGTGCGGCTTGCGACCTTGCCCGACCTGCCGACGTCGGCAGAAGCGGGACTTCCCGATTTTGAAGCACAGGGCTGGAACGGCCTGTTCGCGCCGAAGGGGACGCCGGCTGCGGTCATCGCGAAACTGAACGCCGCGGCGAAAGCCGCCGTCGAGAGCGAGGCGGTGAAGAAGCGCTTTCACGATCTCTCCACCGTCGCCCCCGACGCCCATGAGCACGCCAGCGAGGTGCTCGGGCAGTTGGTGACGCGCGACGTCGAGAAATACAGGAAGTTGCTGGAAGAGAAGAAATAG
- a CDS encoding oxaloacetate decarboxylase, producing the protein MRSQMEKAEAFRALHARPGAFIIPNPWDAGTAKLLTATGFEALATTSLGLANTLGSRTVSLDAIIENCRMIADATDLPVSADLENCGADDPNTAAKAIARAAEVGCVGGSIEDSTGDPRNPIYDFALAVERVQAAVEAARKLPFPFTLTARAENFLHGRKDLDDTIKRLQAFETVGADVLYSPGLYDLETIRTVVSSVGKPFNLVMGFADPTLTLPQLSEAGVKRISVGGAMERYALAAFLKCAREMKERGAFTFVREMAPIGEIRAAFG; encoded by the coding sequence ATGCGAAGTCAGATGGAAAAAGCCGAAGCGTTTCGCGCGCTGCATGCGCGGCCCGGCGCATTCATCATTCCCAATCCCTGGGACGCCGGCACCGCGAAACTGCTCACCGCGACGGGCTTCGAGGCGCTTGCGACCACGAGCCTCGGCCTCGCCAACACGCTTGGCAGCAGGACCGTCAGCCTCGACGCCATCATCGAGAACTGCCGGATGATCGCTGACGCCACCGACCTCCCCGTCAGCGCCGACCTGGAAAACTGCGGCGCCGACGATCCGAACACCGCGGCAAAGGCGATCGCGCGCGCGGCGGAGGTAGGCTGCGTCGGCGGCTCGATCGAGGATTCGACCGGCGATCCACGCAACCCCATCTACGATTTTGCGCTCGCGGTCGAACGCGTGCAGGCGGCGGTCGAAGCGGCACGCAAACTGCCGTTTCCGTTCACGCTGACCGCGCGCGCCGAAAATTTCCTGCACGGCCGCAAGGATCTCGACGACACCATCAAGCGGCTGCAGGCGTTCGAGACGGTCGGCGCGGATGTTTTGTATTCCCCCGGCCTGTACGACCTCGAGACGATCCGCACCGTAGTGTCGTCGGTCGGCAAGCCGTTCAACCTGGTGATGGGATTTGCTGATCCGACGCTGACGCTTCCGCAACTCTCCGAGGCCGGCGTCAAGCGCATCAGCGTCGGCGGCGCGATGGAGCGCTACGCGCTGGCGGCGTTCTTAAAATGCGCGCGTGAGATGAAGGAGCGAGGTGCGTTCACTTTTGTGCGGGAGATGGCGCCGATTGGGGAAATCAGGGCGGCGTTCGGATGA
- a CDS encoding DMT family transporter, whose translation MPPDAPQPRRGWRDYALLLALACCWSSTYPLTKIGLGSIPPITFISARSLIAAAFLFAVLRVRSVRMPVDAKAWKLFAQQQTINSTLPFLLITWAQQYVPASNTVVLASTTPIFAFLITWGITRHEPATLLKLIGAVLGLAGTAVIIGLDALAALDANILAEIVILIATISFACATIFGLRLTDYDPMVVAAGSLLFGGTVLLPFALLVDHPWTLRPTTEALVATAAMGIVSSAFGLMLFYMCLTRLGTLTTNAQGYLRIPIGVGLSVLLLGEAVPANLALGLVLVMTGVAAMTIPRGHYRKWIDRLRGNKDE comes from the coding sequence TTGCCACCTGATGCGCCACAGCCCCGTCGCGGCTGGCGCGACTATGCGTTGCTGCTCGCGCTGGCGTGCTGCTGGAGCTCGACCTATCCGCTGACCAAGATCGGCCTCGGCTCGATTCCGCCGATCACCTTCATCTCGGCGCGCTCCTTGATTGCGGCAGCCTTTCTGTTCGCGGTCCTGCGCGTGCGCAGCGTGCGGATGCCCGTGGACGCCAAGGCCTGGAAGCTGTTCGCGCAGCAACAGACCATCAATTCGACACTGCCGTTTCTGTTGATCACCTGGGCGCAGCAATATGTGCCGGCATCGAATACGGTGGTGCTGGCCTCGACGACGCCGATCTTCGCGTTTCTCATCACCTGGGGCATCACGCGGCATGAGCCGGCCACGCTGCTGAAGCTGATCGGCGCCGTTCTGGGGCTGGCCGGCACGGCCGTGATCATCGGCCTCGACGCGCTCGCCGCGCTCGATGCCAACATCCTGGCCGAGATCGTCATCCTGATCGCCACCATCTCGTTCGCATGCGCCACGATCTTCGGGTTGCGGCTGACGGACTACGACCCCATGGTGGTGGCCGCGGGCTCGCTCCTGTTCGGCGGCACGGTGCTATTGCCATTCGCGCTGCTCGTCGATCATCCCTGGACCTTGCGGCCGACGACTGAAGCGCTGGTCGCCACCGCCGCGATGGGGATCGTGTCCAGCGCCTTCGGGCTGATGCTGTTCTACATGTGCCTGACGCGGCTCGGTACGCTGACCACCAACGCGCAGGGCTATTTGCGCATCCCGATCGGCGTCGGCCTCTCGGTGCTGCTGCTCGGCGAAGCCGTACCGGCGAACCTTGCGCTCGGCCTCGTGCTCGTCATGACGGGCGTCGCCGCGATGACCATCCCGCGCGGCCATTATCGCAAGTGGATCGATCGCCTCCGTGGGAACAAGGACGAATGA
- a CDS encoding DUF1476 domain-containing protein, with protein sequence MSTFDKREEGFEKKFALDEEQKFKAEARRNKLLGLWAAEKLGLTGDAATAYSKEVVAADFEEAGDRDVQDKVVKDFAAKGVAISAPEVRAKMDELMAAAAAQVKAGT encoded by the coding sequence ATGAGCACTTTTGACAAGCGCGAAGAAGGTTTTGAGAAGAAATTTGCCCTCGACGAGGAGCAGAAGTTCAAGGCTGAGGCGCGCCGCAACAAGCTGCTCGGTCTTTGGGCAGCCGAAAAGCTCGGTCTGACCGGCGACGCCGCCACCGCCTATTCCAAAGAGGTGGTCGCGGCCGATTTCGAGGAAGCCGGCGACAGGGACGTCCAGGACAAGGTGGTGAAGGATTTTGCCGCCAAGGGCGTCGCCATTTCGGCGCCGGAAGTGCGCGCCAAGATGGATGAGCTGATGGCGGCCGCCGCCGCCCAGGTGAAGGCGGGAACCTAA
- a CDS encoding PaaI family thioesterase, whose translation MNQLAKTAFDLRPDLHVETEGEFEGWRTWKRDHFETHAGPFYHRMDENGRITCAFRVAKKHLNGGGNVHGGCFMTFADYCLFALAGSVLQSPGVTVSFSSEFLDAARQGELIECTGEVTRAGGSLIFVRGILKSGERSLFTFSGTIKRVKWKKPTDAVAT comes from the coding sequence GTGAACCAGCTCGCCAAGACCGCATTCGACCTCCGCCCCGATCTCCACGTCGAAACCGAGGGCGAATTCGAGGGCTGGCGGACCTGGAAACGCGACCATTTCGAGACCCATGCCGGCCCGTTCTACCACCGGATGGACGAGAACGGCCGCATCACCTGCGCGTTCCGGGTCGCGAAAAAACACCTCAACGGCGGCGGCAATGTCCATGGCGGCTGCTTCATGACCTTTGCCGATTACTGCCTGTTCGCGCTGGCCGGCTCGGTGCTGCAGAGCCCGGGGGTGACTGTGTCGTTTTCGTCCGAGTTCCTCGATGCCGCCCGCCAGGGCGAGCTCATCGAATGCACCGGCGAGGTCACCCGCGCCGGCGGCTCGCTGATCTTCGTGCGGGGCATCTTGAAATCCGGCGAACGGTCGCTGTTCACCTTCTCCGGCACCATCAAGCGGGTGAAATGGAAGAAGCCGACGGACGCCGTTGCCACCTGA